CATGAAACTACCAAAAGAATTCCACAAATATGTAGGCATCAAAACATTTGATGCAGTTATCATATAGCCAGTAATTATCTGTGCATTGTATACCATAATCAATCCAAAAAGGATTGCGAAAAATCCAAAACAGCACCCAATTATTCCCCTTAGTTTTCTGTTGCCAATAGTCATTCCGCCAAACCCTAATCCCCCCAGAGCCCCACAGAATATGAGAGCCAAGCCGAAGTAGTTCTGTGCTACTGTTGTTATTGCCCACATCATTAGGCCAGCGATGAAGATTCCAATTATGCCGCCCAAGAACCCTGAATGTATATGTTTTATTCCTTCTTGTTTTGAGTCACAGAAGTTTTGCAGTTGTGTGGTCTCTGTAGAGATATCGAGTTTTTTACCACTCGTTATTGAAAAAACAGTAATGGTGTAAAGCGACAATGTAATCAACAATATGCCGGCAATATTATCATTTAACCAAACTTCACCATTCAAAAACGAAGTTAAATTGAATAAAATAATCAATGTTAAAGAAACAATCAACAAAGCCTTCATAAATAAACTAGCAACTTTCTCGGCTGTGATAAGCTTGCCACGAATGACATAAACTGGTGCTAGAACTACTGGACCGAACAAAACAAGCAAATTTACAATAATCAATAACGAAAACATCAATGACATAAACCAGAGAAACTGGTTATTCATCAATGCTAACGCACAGAACAAGCCTCCACTATAGATAGCATAAATCAAAATCAAGGAAAGCCCACTTAATCCAAGTAGTTCAATTAATGTGGTGGTCAACATCCCATTTTTTAGTTCAGAGTAGAATTGTTTACCAACGAATATTCCAAGCGCTATAAACGAGCATAGTACAAATAATAGTAATATTGTACTGTTATAGTTAAGCGAGAACTGGGTGCCAGTTAATACTTGATTTTCCATGTAATTCCCATCGTCAGTAAAGATTGGTTGGTGCTGAAAAACGGTTGTCTGGGAGGCAGAGAAGAAAAATGCAAAAATAACTATGGTTAACAGTCCACATGCGATTAATAAAAATAGTATTTTTCGGCTCTTTGGTGGCAGTGAGTTTAGGTTACCGACAATTTTAGTAAACAAGAATCCAATGAATCCGAGAATTTTTCCCCAGAGCAAACAAGTAAGTGATGCTATAGTGATGCTTACTCCAAATAGAAGTATCGCCGTGTTAAATATTCCTGAAAATACACCGTAAGGACTCAAACTCTTCGGAACCACGTTAATCCCTATTAATGCCAATACTGTGATTATTACTCCAAAAACGGTCAATGAACATAATGTATAGCTGACCAAGTTTTTCTTGCCTTTAGAACCAGCATACACTGCCATACACAAAAGGATAAGTGCCACAAAAAAAACGATGTATAAATTCAATGTTTGAGTAGCAACTGAGAAAACAGCGTTTACATTAAATGGGCCACGCTCTACACGAAAAGCTGTCACGTTTAAAAACTTCATAAACGCGGTTGAACTATCATCTGAGCGAACCCAGAATGGACTATAAGATTGACTAAAGACGACATATGCAGGTTCTGAAAAGTTGCCGGATACGGATATGCTGTTAAAGTCTTGTTTGTAATCGATTCTTTCTTCAAGGAGCAGGTCAGAAAAATTTTCTAACGTAAGGTTTGCTATGCTCAGGTTTTGGTTATTATCTTTAAGTGCGAAAACGTTGCCTTTGAAATAGAGGTTTTCATATACTATTGAATGTTCATCTTCATGAACTGTGGCAAAAAATTGGGATGCATTATCAAAATAGCTGATATATTCGGAAGATTTGGTGAAATTAGTTTCAATCAGAATATATTTGACGCCGCAAATTGTTGCGAGCAAAGTGAAATTGCCAGGATCTTGTTCTGCCTTTAATGTATCAAACTTTTTGTTTAATGTCGAATAAAGCTCGCTTGCTGGTGGATAAGACCTTAATGCAATTACTGATTCTCCTACTATTTCATGGTTGATTAGGGAAGATTCATAATTTGTGTACCCCCAGACCACAGGGTATTTCAGGATACGAAAATCGTCCGACTGGTTTTGAATAAACTGATGGCCACCTGTTAATTCTGGTAGAGGAGATATACCCGGGGAAACTCCAACGGTAATGTCAGCAAAGACGATGGTGGCTACCGCGATGATTAATAAAGTATTGAAAAATTTTGTTTTTTTCCCTGTTGACTTAAACCAATAGAATTTATTTTGCAGAAACTCAGATAGACAGAGCAATCCGTACCCTGCGCACATGCAGATTGAAAAAATTACAATAATTTGAGTTCTAGAAGGGACTCTGACAAATAATGTTGTTACTAATTCTGCTAATGGTGTTCCTATGGCTATAAAAAAGAAAAAAACTAGAACAAGCAGGTGGAAAAAATAGTTTTGGAGATTCGTCTTTAACTGGGTTTTCCTGAAGGTTTTGTGTAAGAATAAGGGAACAAGCGCGATTGCAAAGAGGGATACCCCAAGGTAGAGTGATGTTATTTGTGATATGAATCCATCAGGTATAGAACCGGAATTTCTAATAAAAAAAAGGAACGGCGGTGAATTGTACTTTTCTGGGATGCTCATAACGGAAAGTGCGTTAGTATTTTGAATTAAGGTGAAACTAATCAAGAAGGGTGCGCAGAATAGAGAAAAAAGAATAGCGCATTCCACTATACGTTTTAAAATAGCGTTCCTTTGTACCCAAGAAGGGTTAATAATTAATTGGTATACAATTCTCAGCAGAATATAGAAAATGGCAAAGATTGTAACCTGCAAGTCACCGAGGAATAATGAAATTAAGGAAATTGTTGCGTAACTCATATTTTTTCTGTTGGGAAAAGAGAACATTTTCTCAAAAAGAAGAAAAACCCCTGGCATTAAGGCTGCAGCCAATATAAAACCAATGTGCCCATTGTTTATATGTGAAAAATAGAACGTGCAAAACGAGTAACCTACCGAGAATATCCAAGCGATTGCTGTTTTTTTGAAATAATAGGCTGCTAATTTGAATGATAAAACCTGAGAAACGACTAAAGTAGCTAAAACAAAAACTTTCAGCCAAAAAATCGGGTCGTTTAAAATGAGGTTTAAAATGAGAAATGAGGTGTGCGGAATATTTGGGATATTACTAACGTTGTAAAAAGTGGCTACTGATCCACCATAAAAATTAAACAACCAAAAGGTACCAAAAGGTAAATGACCTGAATTAATAATCCCAAGGTTATTAACAACAATCGACAGAGATTGAAACCCATCGCTGGTTCCAACACCTATCATGAAGGTGCTTGGAGAAAAAATAAACCGCCCAGCATACCATAAAGTAAACACCAAAGACAAAAAAGCAAAAAGTAAAACCTGCTTGTTTTCCCAAAGTTTTTTCGAAGCAGACATTCTCTTGCTGGAAGCTACTGTAAGTTCAACTTTCGAACTTAGTGAATTGCATTCTCGCTGATTATTGGTGAATGCAGATTCTTCCATCATAGCTTCTCCTTGAATGGAGTTCATTCTTGCTTTTTAATTAATATAGAGATTATGAAGTACAAATCAGTATTAGCGGTTCAATAGCTGGTCAAGTGGGGGGATTCGATGCTGTAGATAAATGTCCAACTTAGACCTTGGAAGTCCAGCCTTTTTCTGTATGATACCACCATGACACCGTATGGCTTTGTCTGTGTACCGTATTACACACTTATTTAAAATAAACATCCTGATTCATTACCTTGAATATACAAAGTCGAGGTAGTTGCAGTGCATAGGCTGGATAATCAAAATATTCTCGTTACTGGTGGCACAGGCTTTGCTGGTAGTTATGCAATAAAAAAATTGATTGCTGAAGGATACAATGTTTTTGCTTTTGTGCGAAGTAGTGAAAAACTCGCAAACGTTTTAGGTCAAGATTTTGTTGGACAAAGTCGCTTAAACGTTGTGGAAAATGGATATCCAGAGAAATCCAGCGTTAGCGATTTAACAAAGTTAATTGAAGAACGCCGGATTACGACAATAGTGCATGTTGGCGCTCTTGCGAGAGAGTACTCTAGCATTCCTTGGAATGACTACTTTGAAACCAACGTTAGATGGACTAAAAACTTGGCGTCTGCTTTTCTGAAAGCGAATGTAAACCATAACAAATTCGTCTTCACAAGCACAGTTGGAGTTTATGGAACAATACCGCTGAATACTCCGGCCAATGAGGAAACACCTTACAACCCCGATGGAAAATATCATAAATCTAAAATGTTAGCCGAACAAGAACTGCTGAAACTGAAATCTGAAGCAAATTTGCCTCTTGTGATAGTTCGTCCTTCAATAATGTATGGCGTCAACGATTTTGGTTTTCTATACAAAATATTTAATCTTTCAAAGAAAAAAATATATCCACTTTCAAGCAACAATCCTCAATTCCACATGCTTGATGTTGAAACCCTTGCCGAAGTTTATGCTAGACTTGTGGAACAGGAAAACCTTGCCTACTGGGTTCTTAACGTATGCGATAAGGAACCAATAGCGGCAAAAACTTTACTAAACTTCATAAAAACCTCGACGCAGTCTAGCTATTTGACTATTCCCTCATCTTTTTTCTCTTTTTTAAAAGCGATGTCTAAACTGAACGCCCAGCGGTCAATAACCTTTAAACTAATCAACGAGAGTTGGTTCTACAATGTTAACCGCCTATACCAAACTCTCCGTTTTGAGCCAAAAAATACAATCAGCAATTTAGAAAGCAAATATCTAACTTGGTACAACGGATATGCATAATCATGGGAATCACCTCAGAAAATTGGAAACAATTTTTTTTTAATAGCAATGAAGGGCAAGGTACGCTTTACGACCGTTTAATTCTTCATTCTTTTTTTGATAGATTCATTGAAAATAACAAGATACAAAGCGCCTTGGATTGCCCATCTTTTGGAATGACAGGCTTTTCAGGTATAAACAGTGTTTACCTTGCAAAAAAAGGCATAAACGTAACCGTAGCTGATGATGATGCAGAAAGATTACTTTGGACAAGAAAACTTTGGGAAAAAATTGGCATGGGCAAGGCAGCCACTTTTGTACAAATAGATGATTGGTCAAACCTGCCATTTAAAGACAACAGCTTTGACTTGGTTTGGAATCTTTCTTCGTTATGGCATATAAGAGAAGATCAGGTCCCTGGACTAGTGAGTGAACTTGGGCGGGTCTACAGTAATGTTTTGTTTATAAGTATTCACAATGCCAAACAATTAGTATACCCAGTATACAAGAAAATAGACTCAGGTTTCTTTGAAATAATAAATGAGCAATTTTGCAAAGAGGAATATCTGACTAACTTATTTAAAAGAAAACTCAAAGGTGCCGAGTTTTCTGAGAAAGGCTATTTTGTAACGACACCTTGGCCAGGTCTAATAATCAAAAAAGAACAAATTTTCGGCGGCTCCAACTCTGAAAACCACCGCCGAATTATTAACATAAAAAGAATGGATGAAATGAAAATACCTGAGTATATTAAATATCTGGATACGAATGCTAAAAACAAAATGAAAAATCTAATGCTTTTAGAAATGTTGCCAAATTTTGTAAAAAAGTATTGGGCCCATCTTACCTATTATGTTTTTCAAAAGAACACTTAGTCAACAGTTGGTGGTTTGAACGGGGTCGGTTACACGTTTAGTAATTACCGGTGCTGGATATGGGCTGAAAAACCTTGGCGACGAAGCATTTCTTTCCGTGATGTTGCACCGATTCAGACAGGAAACCCCAAATGCCCACATAACTGTTCTCTCCTTTAATCCAGCTGAAACAAAAAAATTGCACCGCGTAGAAGCATTAAACGCTTTAGGACTCAAAGCCTTCATATCATTAATAATGTCAAATAAAATCGTGCTGGGAGGAGGCGGAATTTTCGATACTTACGTTGGTGGATCAATAAACCTGACTAGTTATTACTCGCTAGCCGTGTCTGCAATAGGTATCTTAATGAAGAAAAATATCCAATTCTACGCAATTGGGGCTAACTCACTTTTTAATCGCTTTGTAAAACTAGCACTGTTTTTTGTAATGAACAGACCAAATGTTACCATATCTGTTAGAGACAGCGATTCCAAAGGACAACTAAAATCAGTTGGTGTTAATAAAAACATCAAAGTTGTAATGGACCCTGCCGCAGATTTGCCGATTGAATCACGCGATATCTCAAATGTAATTCTGCAAGAACATAACGTTAACCTTGACAAGAAACTTGTTGGGTTTACGCTAAGATATATCGGTGGACCAAATGAAAAAATCGTTCTTAGCTCAATTTCAAAGTTTATTGATTGGTTAATAGAACAGAATATGGAGGTTGTTTTTATCCCCATGGCTAAAGCTAGCCATAAGAAAGAAGAAAATGACCTTTTATTTGCACAAGAAATCATCGCCAGAATTAAACATAAAAAGGACTTGAAAGTAATCACGAACGATTTAACCCCTAGCCAAGTAAAAAGCATAATTAATCGCTTGGACCTTTTGGTCGGAATGCGCTTTCACTCTTTTATTTTCGCCCATTCCACTAATACACCTTTTATTGGAATCTCGTATTCTCAAAAAGTTTCAGCCTTCCTAAACTCTATAAGCGAACAAGAGCTCAAAATCGAACATGTATCTTTTGAGACCCTAAAAAAAATAGCCAGTGAGAAACTGCGACTCGAAACAACATGATGAAATCTGACAGAACGGCGTACTTTGTATGTCATAGTAATAACACGCAATTTCATTTATTGGCTTTTAATAATAATTCAGACTGTAGTTGACATCAATGACGCAAAGCAGTCTTACGAACTCTGATTGTTCAGTTGGTAATGTTGAGTGTTCGGCAATGAAAGTAGGAGTTGCAATTCCAACTTTTAACGAAAAAGAAACTCTTGCGCATCTAGTTGAAAGGTTATTTAGTGTTTTTGATAGCGCTAGGGTTCCTTTCAGGCTTGTAATTGTTGACGATAACAGCACCGATGGTACAGGCAAATTAGCTGATAATCTAGCAGAAAAGAATCGGAATATTTCAGTTATACATAGATCTAGAAAACTTGGCTTAGGAAGTGCCTACAAAGACGCCTTCAAGTTTCTGCTTGACGACTCAGCAATAGGTGTAATAATGGAAATGGACGCTGATCTCTCCCATAAGCCTGAGTACATACCGAGTCTCCTCTCTAAAATCGAAGAAGGCTATGATGTAGCAATTGGGTCGCGGTACATAAACGGCGGCGGAATTGATAAAGAATGGACCGCCATGAGACGCCTCATAAGCAAATCGGCAAACTTCCTAACAGTCATGTTCTTGGGCTTAAACGTCAAAGATGCGACGAGCGGATTTCGTGCTTACGAGTCGTATGCGTTGAGAACTATCGATTTGTCAAAGGTTCGAACCAATGGTTATGCTTTTCAAATAGATATGCTCGCGCAGTGCAGAAAAGTTGGTTGCGAAATAGCAGAAGCTCCCATCATTTTTTACGAGCGAAAACATGGAAAATCAAAGCTTGCGAGGCAATCGATACTTGAATTCATACGAACTTTAGAGAATGCTTTCTTTGTAAGAATATTTTCAACATTTCAAACTGCTTTTCTGTCTTCCTCAATCGCAATTGCCAACGCACTTTGGATCGGTATAAAACCTCTGCGTGTAGCAATAAAACAGGCTAATGCGAGACCTTCATCTAATGAACAGAATCTTGCAGTTCTAAAAAGGGATGGGCATTTTCTCAAGGTGAAGTAAATGGCAACTATACTAGCTAATTCTGAAGAGGAGCTTCCTTTTCTGCAAATAAAGGCACCTAAGCGCGCTTTTTCTACTTCTAGCATGATGGTCGGAATAGCTGCTTCTAATGAGGAGCAGAACATAGGCTTCTTACTAGATAACTTGGTTAATTGTTCACAGCCAGAAATTGAATCCATATGCATAATTTCTTCTGGCTCAATTGATAAGACCAACGAAATAATTGAGCACTATGCTCAGAAAGACGCAAGAATCCAACTAATCACTGAAAAAGAAAGAAACGGAAAAGCATCAGCGCTAAACTTACTCCTTGAACAATCAGAGAAATACGACTACATGATCTATACTGGTGGCGATAACCTGCCGTGCTCTGGAGCTTTAGAACGTTTACTATCTACTCTAAGATCTCAAAATGCCGATATCGTGGGCGCCAGACCTATTCCTGTTGATGATCCGAATACTTTCATGGGCTTTTGCACTCACCTACTCTGGAATCTTCATCATAAAAGTTCCTTGGAAACGCCAAAGATAAGTGGAGAATTGATGGTTTTCAGGAGTAAAATCGTTCGTGAGCTTCCTCCAGCAATAATAAATGATGACGCCTATATTCAGTCTCTTGCCGAATTGAAGAAATGCAAAGTTGCCTATTGCCCCGAAGCGGGAGTGCTTTTAAAAGGTCCTTCTACGGTGCACGATTTCATATGCCAGCGGAAACGGGTTTTCATTGGTCATAAACAACTCGAGTTCTTGATTGGTAGGAAAATTTCAACTATGAAAATACCAAAATGGAAAGATATCTTAGAGGCATGCCCCTTTAGAGGTTTAAAAGGCAGAGCATATGCAGTAAGTTTCATATTGCTTCAGGGAATAGCTTTCATCTCAGCTAAATGGGATTTTGCAAGACACAAATTACCGTTTAAATGGCAGATGGTTAAATCAACCAAGAATCTTCAAAATATGCCAGAAGTCATGTTGATACCTGAAATTGAACCAATTAAAGTAAGACAGTGAAAGGAGTGTCAGGAAAGGAGAATTAATGATTCAAAGTGCTCTTGCGCTTGCCCCAAGGATTATCAATTACAAGTCATCGAGACTTTTTGGCACTAAACCACCACTGCCGATCAACTTAACAATCAGCGTTACAAACCAATGCAACTCAAAATGCAAGACATGCGCAATCTGGAGACAGTATAGTGACCACCAACAATTAAGGGCTACAGAATTTAAAGCTGAAGAATTCAAGAAA
This genomic stretch from Candidatus Bathyarchaeota archaeon harbors:
- a CDS encoding NAD(P)-dependent oxidoreductase, with product MHRLDNQNILVTGGTGFAGSYAIKKLIAEGYNVFAFVRSSEKLANVLGQDFVGQSRLNVVENGYPEKSSVSDLTKLIEERRITTIVHVGALAREYSSIPWNDYFETNVRWTKNLASAFLKANVNHNKFVFTSTVGVYGTIPLNTPANEETPYNPDGKYHKSKMLAEQELLKLKSEANLPLVIVRPSIMYGVNDFGFLYKIFNLSKKKIYPLSSNNPQFHMLDVETLAEVYARLVEQENLAYWVLNVCDKEPIAAKTLLNFIKTSTQSSYLTIPSSFFSFLKAMSKLNAQRSITFKLINESWFYNVNRLYQTLRFEPKNTISNLESKYLTWYNGYA
- a CDS encoding class I SAM-dependent methyltransferase, with the protein product MGITSENWKQFFFNSNEGQGTLYDRLILHSFFDRFIENNKIQSALDCPSFGMTGFSGINSVYLAKKGINVTVADDDAERLLWTRKLWEKIGMGKAATFVQIDDWSNLPFKDNSFDLVWNLSSLWHIREDQVPGLVSELGRVYSNVLFISIHNAKQLVYPVYKKIDSGFFEIINEQFCKEEYLTNLFKRKLKGAEFSEKGYFVTTPWPGLIIKKEQIFGGSNSENHRRIINIKRMDEMKIPEYIKYLDTNAKNKMKNLMLLEMLPNFVKKYWAHLTYYVFQKNT
- a CDS encoding polysaccharide pyruvyl transferase family protein; protein product: MKNLGDEAFLSVMLHRFRQETPNAHITVLSFNPAETKKLHRVEALNALGLKAFISLIMSNKIVLGGGGIFDTYVGGSINLTSYYSLAVSAIGILMKKNIQFYAIGANSLFNRFVKLALFFVMNRPNVTISVRDSDSKGQLKSVGVNKNIKVVMDPAADLPIESRDISNVILQEHNVNLDKKLVGFTLRYIGGPNEKIVLSSISKFIDWLIEQNMEVVFIPMAKASHKKEENDLLFAQEIIARIKHKKDLKVITNDLTPSQVKSIINRLDLLVGMRFHSFIFAHSTNTPFIGISYSQKVSAFLNSISEQELKIEHVSFETLKKIASEKLRLETT
- a CDS encoding polyprenol monophosphomannose synthase; this encodes MKVGVAIPTFNEKETLAHLVERLFSVFDSARVPFRLVIVDDNSTDGTGKLADNLAEKNRNISVIHRSRKLGLGSAYKDAFKFLLDDSAIGVIMEMDADLSHKPEYIPSLLSKIEEGYDVAIGSRYINGGGIDKEWTAMRRLISKSANFLTVMFLGLNVKDATSGFRAYESYALRTIDLSKVRTNGYAFQIDMLAQCRKVGCEIAEAPIIFYERKHGKSKLARQSILEFIRTLENAFFVRIFSTFQTAFLSSSIAIANALWIGIKPLRVAIKQANARPSSNEQNLAVLKRDGHFLKVK
- a CDS encoding glycosyltransferase, with translation MATILANSEEELPFLQIKAPKRAFSTSSMMVGIAASNEEQNIGFLLDNLVNCSQPEIESICIISSGSIDKTNEIIEHYAQKDARIQLITEKERNGKASALNLLLEQSEKYDYMIYTGGDNLPCSGALERLLSTLRSQNADIVGARPIPVDDPNTFMGFCTHLLWNLHHKSSLETPKISGELMVFRSKIVRELPPAIINDDAYIQSLAELKKCKVAYCPEAGVLLKGPSTVHDFICQRKRVFIGHKQLEFLIGRKISTMKIPKWKDILEACPFRGLKGRAYAVSFILLQGIAFISAKWDFARHKLPFKWQMVKSTKNLQNMPEVMLIPEIEPIKVRQ